In one window of Helianthus annuus cultivar XRQ/B chromosome 17, HanXRQr2.0-SUNRISE, whole genome shotgun sequence DNA:
- the LOC110923268 gene encoding F-box/LRR-repeat/kelch-repeat protein At2g27520: MEKTCKSMSLLKLVEERASMKKKLDEQKQKQQLDSVPYLPKDCVSNILIRLPIESLQRSRFVCKPWYSIIKSPTFIRDNLHRAEKVLIFLSPVKRLSRWWDQDSDSGFPFHENPNTFSVESKVFELKSVHMLLQPLVNPTFKYAIKFMVLEDGKSTTRDYNATCMGRIRASCDGLIVVDNTLEKGELVIMNPVTRELNLLPLGTLYPSHDESYALVCCDAGGYKLVHLFRDESQFIGCEVLKIGEKSWRDIDGPSFGLIKWFGYDPVFAIGALHWVPEVDHSEYIVTMTIEDEKFHKIMLPKTSRFNDRIMEAYERLCFVTHEEMNEISIWVLGSVSEEAWTKTYTIAVGCIRDLIPLYFLRFKWELYFLDKDGSVFCFDFEDQHMKKVTTTEGCFKLANGEYTLHVNSLVSWQTIDIEE, encoded by the coding sequence ATGGAGAAAACATGTAAATCAATGAGTTTACTGAAGCTAGTTGAAGAAAGAGCGTCCATGAAGAAGAAACTAGATGAACAGAAGCAAAAACAACAGTTGGATTCAGTACCTTATCTTCCAAAAGATTGTGTTTCCAATATCTTAATTCGATTACCTATCGAATCCCTTCAACGATCAAGATTTGTTTGCAAGCCATGGTATAGCATCATCAAGAGTCCCACCTTTATTCGTGACAATCTTCATCGGGCCGAGAAGGTCTTGATCTTCTTGAGCCCGGTGAAACGATTGTCACGCTGGTGGGATCAAGATTCGGATTCGGGTTTTCCTTTTCACGAAAACCCTAATACGTTTTCGGTTGAATCGAAGGTTTTTGAGCTGAAATCGGTTCACATGCTTCTTCAGCCATTAGTGAACCCAACCTTTAAGTATGCTATCAAGTTCATGGTCCTAGAAGATGGAAAGAGCACGACACGTGACTATAACGCGACGTGTATGGGCAGGATTAGGGCGAGTTGTGACGGGCTGATCGTGGTCGATAACACGTTGGAAAAGGGTGAATTGGTGATCATGAACCCGGTCACTCGTGAGCTGAATTTACTTCCTTTAGGTACTTTATACCCTTCACACGATGAGTCATATGCGCTCGTGTGTTGTGACGCAGGAGGGTATAAACTAGTTCACTTGTTTCGAGATGAGTCGCAGTTCATCGGATGTGAGGTTTTAAAAATTGGTGAGAAGTCATGGAGGGATATCGACGGGCCATCTTTTGGGCTAATTAAATGGTTTGGATATGACCCAGTTTTTGCTATTGGGGCGTTACATTGGGTTCCTGAAGTTGACCATAGTGAATACATAGTCACAATGACTATAGAGGATGAGAAGTTTCACAAGATCATGCTTCCTAAGACTAGTAGATTTAATGATCGAATAATGGAAGCGTATGAGCGCCTTTGTTTCGTGACACACGAGGAAATGAACGAAATAAGCATCTGGGTCTTGGGAAGCGTGTCGGAAGAAGCGTGGACGAAGACATATACGATCGCGGTCGGGTGTATAAGAGATTTGATCCCTCTTTACTTTTTGAGATTTAAATGGGAGTTGTATTTCTTGGATAAAGATGGTTCGGTTTTCTGTTTTGATTTTGAAGACCAACACATGAAAAAGGTCACAACAACGGAAGGATGTTTTAAGTTAGCAAATGGGGAGTACACGCTTCATGTCAATAGTCTTGTTTCCTGGCAGACAATAGACATAGAAGAATGA